A region of Streptomyces sp. R44 DNA encodes the following proteins:
- a CDS encoding TetR/AcrR family transcriptional regulator translates to MVRARSEERRADILRAALEVIAERGYRGATLGSVAERVGLTQQGLLHYFPTKEALLVAVLEERDRWDTSGGRDREGWRLDLLESLVEYNAMRPGIVQTFSALLGESVTDGHPAREFFTERYAQVRANMADVLRLEFGERLPGGLTPERAAPLLTAVMDGLQYQWLLDPSAVDMPGAFRDFLRLLAGPEGRD, encoded by the coding sequence ATGGTGCGGGCCAGAAGCGAGGAGCGACGCGCGGACATCCTGCGCGCCGCCCTCGAAGTGATCGCCGAGCGCGGCTACCGGGGCGCCACCCTCGGCTCGGTCGCCGAGCGCGTCGGGCTGACCCAGCAGGGACTGCTGCACTACTTCCCGACGAAGGAGGCGCTGCTCGTCGCGGTCCTGGAGGAGCGCGACCGCTGGGACACCAGCGGCGGCCGGGACCGCGAGGGCTGGCGGCTCGACCTCCTGGAGTCCCTCGTCGAGTACAACGCGATGCGGCCCGGGATCGTGCAGACCTTCTCCGCGCTGCTCGGCGAGAGCGTCACCGACGGGCACCCGGCGCGGGAGTTCTTCACCGAGCGGTACGCGCAGGTGCGGGCCAACATGGCGGACGTCCTGCGCCTGGAGTTCGGCGAGCGGCTGCCCGGCGGCCTCACCCCGGAGCGCGCGGCCCCGCTGCTCACGGCGGTGATGGACGGCCTCCAGTACCAGTGGCTCCTGGATCCCTCGGCGGTGGACATGCCGGGCGCCTTCCGCGACTTCCTGCGGCTGCTGGCCGGACCGGAGGGCCGCGACTAG
- a CDS encoding NAD(P)-dependent oxidoreductase: MDTTPQKSPQKIAFLGLGSMGLPMARRLLDAGHPLTVWNRTAAKANALVADGAVRATSAAEAVRDADVVVTMLADPAAALAVADALIPALRPGTHWIDTSTVGPDTVAALAARLPAGVTLIDAPVMGSVDRAAAGELLILAGGDTAPVAAVLDRLGTVTPCGGPGTGAALKLVLINAAIGGVALVAEALTLAGSLGLPRELALRTLGAGPLSGAVARATATGSYFPLALAAKDVALATSAAKLPVLEAVHTLLTEDPALLGEDLAAVAR; encoded by the coding sequence ATGGACACCACCCCGCAGAAGAGCCCCCAGAAGATCGCCTTCCTCGGTCTCGGCTCCATGGGCCTGCCCATGGCCCGCCGCCTCCTCGACGCCGGCCACCCCCTCACCGTCTGGAACCGTACGGCCGCCAAGGCCAACGCCCTCGTCGCCGACGGCGCCGTCCGCGCCACGAGCGCCGCCGAGGCCGTCCGCGACGCCGACGTCGTCGTCACGATGCTCGCCGACCCGGCCGCCGCCCTCGCCGTCGCGGACGCACTGATCCCCGCGCTGCGCCCCGGCACCCACTGGATCGACACCTCGACGGTCGGCCCGGACACCGTCGCCGCCCTCGCCGCCCGGCTCCCCGCCGGGGTCACCCTGATCGACGCGCCCGTCATGGGCAGCGTCGACCGGGCCGCCGCCGGTGAACTGCTCATCCTCGCGGGCGGCGACACCGCGCCCGTCGCCGCCGTCCTCGACCGGCTCGGGACGGTCACGCCCTGCGGCGGCCCCGGCACCGGCGCCGCCCTCAAGCTGGTCCTCATCAACGCCGCCATCGGCGGGGTCGCCCTCGTCGCCGAGGCCCTCACCCTCGCCGGCTCCCTCGGCCTGCCCCGCGAGCTCGCCCTGCGCACCCTCGGCGCGGGCCCCCTCTCGGGCGCCGTCGCCCGGGCCACCGCCACCGGCTCGTACTTCCCGCTCGCCCTCGCCGCGAAGGACGTCGCCCTGGCCACCTCGGCGGCGAAGCTCCCCGTCCTGGAGGCCGTCCACACCCTCCTGACGGAGGACCCGGCCCTGCTCGGCGAGGACCTGGCGGCGGTGGCGCGCTAG
- a CDS encoding LysR family transcriptional regulator, with product MPHSHGLYEVFLAVARAGSFTAAARQLGYTQSAVSRQIQSLEDEVGAELFERLPRGVRLSEAGRVLVPHAEAVRDRLATARAEVEALRSLDGGLLRLGSFSSATAALVPRAQAAFRERHPGVTVSRVEGPSVKHLRLVAAGEEDLAVVGPPQDAPPPPGVTLHHLLDEPMLVALARGHARAGRRSVRLAELADEEWIVGNERLEDTLFRPAVAAGFRPRTGLLAHDWIAKLGAVAAGLGVTLVPALAAASVRPDVTLVTIHPEDVPYRRICAATPPAPTVAASAFLAVLRETARKLTDSMPY from the coding sequence ATGCCTCATTCTCATGGCTTGTACGAGGTGTTCCTCGCCGTCGCCCGCGCGGGCTCCTTCACCGCCGCCGCCCGGCAGCTCGGCTACACGCAGTCCGCGGTCTCGCGGCAGATCCAGTCCCTGGAGGACGAGGTCGGCGCGGAGCTCTTCGAGCGGCTGCCGCGCGGGGTGCGCCTGAGCGAGGCGGGCCGGGTGCTCGTTCCGCACGCGGAGGCGGTCCGGGACCGCCTGGCCACCGCCCGGGCGGAGGTGGAGGCGCTGCGCTCCCTGGACGGCGGACTGCTGCGGCTCGGCTCCTTCTCCAGCGCCACGGCGGCCCTGGTCCCGCGCGCCCAGGCCGCGTTCCGGGAGCGGCACCCGGGGGTGACGGTCAGCCGGGTGGAGGGGCCGTCCGTGAAGCATCTGCGCCTGGTGGCCGCCGGGGAGGAGGACCTCGCGGTGGTCGGCCCGCCCCAGGACGCTCCCCCGCCGCCGGGCGTGACGCTGCATCACCTCCTGGACGAGCCGATGCTGGTGGCGCTCGCGCGGGGGCACGCGCGCGCGGGGCGGCGGTCGGTGCGGCTCGCGGAGCTCGCGGACGAGGAGTGGATCGTCGGCAACGAGCGCCTGGAGGACACCCTGTTCCGCCCGGCGGTCGCGGCCGGGTTCCGCCCGCGCACCGGACTGCTCGCCCACGACTGGATCGCCAAGCTCGGCGCGGTCGCGGCGGGACTGGGCGTCACGCTCGTTCCGGCGCTCGCGGCGGCCTCGGTCCGCCCGGACGTCACGCTCGTCACGATCCACCCGGAGGACGTCCCGTACCGCCGGATCTGCGCGGCCACGCCGCCGGCCCCCACGGTCGCGGCGAGCGCCTTCCTCGCCGTCCTGCGTGAGACGGCCCGGAAGCTAACAGACTCAATGCCATATTGA
- a CDS encoding carbon-nitrogen hydrolase family protein, whose product MIVAATQFAPVAGDIDANVRTVAGLVRAAGAEGARVVVFSELSLTGYEPSLIRDTPGLVLTEDDPRLAPVRDACRAAGAAAVVNGPVRTEGSGAGLTTLVIGPDGSLLARYDKQHLYGVEAEIFAPGATDGRFTLDGVRFALATCYDNRFPELAERAAADDCAVYLASSVLGADNDSFEKVYPARARDFGLYVVLGNVLGANEDGVGCGLAGAWGPDGGRIADAGSEEPGFVLAEVG is encoded by the coding sequence ATGATCGTCGCAGCCACCCAGTTCGCCCCGGTCGCCGGGGACATCGACGCCAACGTCCGCACCGTCGCCGGTCTGGTCCGGGCGGCCGGGGCGGAGGGGGCCCGGGTCGTGGTCTTCTCCGAGCTCTCGCTCACCGGGTACGAGCCGTCCCTGATCCGGGACACGCCCGGCCTCGTCCTCACCGAGGACGATCCCCGCCTCGCCCCGGTACGGGACGCGTGCCGGGCCGCCGGTGCGGCGGCCGTGGTCAACGGGCCGGTGCGGACGGAGGGTTCGGGTGCGGGGCTCACCACGCTCGTGATCGGCCCCGACGGCTCGCTGCTCGCCCGATACGACAAGCAGCACCTGTACGGCGTCGAGGCCGAGATCTTCGCGCCGGGCGCCACCGACGGGCGGTTCACGCTCGACGGGGTCCGCTTCGCCCTGGCCACCTGCTACGACAACCGCTTCCCCGAGCTCGCCGAGCGGGCCGCCGCCGACGACTGCGCCGTGTATCTGGCGAGTTCGGTGCTCGGCGCAGACAACGACTCCTTCGAGAAGGTGTATCCGGCGCGGGCCCGGGACTTCGGTCTGTACGTGGTGCTCGGCAACGTCCTGGGGGCCAACGAGGACGGCGTGGGCTGCGGCCTGGCCGGGGCCTGGGGGCCGGACGGCGGGCGGATCGCGGACGCGGGCTCCGAGGAGCCGGGGTTCGTGCTCGCCGAGGTGGGCTGA
- a CDS encoding M4 family metallopeptidase gives MHPTRLTAAVAALALSASLATALVGPATAATPQAQPVPPGHGKALALAAADKAASSGLDELRHGADEDLVRTSVTPWTNGLYYASYERTYRGLPVVGGDAVVVSDSSGKVREVTGAPAPAIRLSTKATVTADAALATARGQLASVESASAPELTVLLKGGKAVLAWHTLVIGRTAQDAPSSLATYVDARTGAVAQATDKILHADGRGYHNGNVTIDTAATSMTDPVRSGFKCGGQNGSAYTGSSPWGNGTANDLVTACVDIMYAAQKEHSMLKEWFGYNGQNGQGGMVPARAGLAEVNAYYDGTKTTYGRNQNGTMQLTGIDVVAHEYGHEIFDRTPGSSGSSNENGGMNESTGDIFGALTEHYANNPNDTPDYTVGEKLNFLGDNKPIRYMYNPSLADNAPNCYPQLTSGTEVHAAAGPQNHWFYLLAEGSNPGGGKPSSPICSGGPSSVTGIGIQKAGKIFMGALLMKTSSWNHLAARKATLTSAKNTYGSAECNAVKAAWNAVGVPAQSGETDCGGTTTPDFSLALNPSSGSAQPGASVTSTVNTSTTGGSAQTVQLSASGAPSGVTVSFSPASVTSGSSSTMTVQVAAGTANGTYPITVTGTGSATHTVTYQLSVGTTTPPTGCDGTEYTYQGNLSSGQAEAQPDGSYYYSATSGTHVGCLRGPAGTDFDLYLQKWNGSTWADVAVGGTATADEDTSYYGTAGYYRYVVHAYSGSGAYTLGLSAP, from the coding sequence TTGCACCCGACCAGACTCACGGCGGCCGTGGCCGCCCTGGCGCTCTCGGCGAGCCTCGCGACCGCCCTCGTCGGACCGGCGACCGCGGCGACCCCGCAGGCGCAGCCCGTACCCCCGGGGCACGGCAAGGCGCTCGCCCTCGCCGCCGCCGACAAGGCCGCGAGCAGCGGTCTCGACGAGCTGCGGCACGGCGCCGACGAGGACCTCGTCCGGACGTCCGTCACCCCGTGGACGAACGGCCTGTACTACGCCTCGTACGAGCGCACCTACCGCGGCCTGCCGGTCGTCGGCGGCGACGCGGTCGTCGTCTCCGACAGCTCCGGCAAGGTCCGCGAGGTCACCGGCGCCCCGGCCCCCGCGATCCGGCTCTCCACGAAGGCGACGGTGACGGCCGACGCGGCCCTCGCCACCGCCCGCGGGCAGCTGGCCTCGGTCGAGAGCGCGAGCGCCCCCGAGCTGACCGTGCTCCTGAAGGGCGGCAAGGCCGTCCTCGCCTGGCACACCCTGGTCATCGGCCGCACCGCCCAGGACGCCCCGAGCTCCCTCGCCACCTATGTCGACGCGCGCACAGGGGCTGTCGCCCAGGCCACCGACAAGATCCTGCACGCCGACGGCCGCGGCTACCACAACGGCAACGTCACCATCGACACCGCCGCCACCTCCATGACGGACCCCGTCCGCTCCGGCTTCAAGTGCGGCGGCCAGAACGGCAGCGCCTACACGGGCTCCTCGCCGTGGGGCAACGGCACCGCCAACGACCTGGTGACGGCCTGTGTCGACATCATGTACGCGGCGCAGAAGGAACACTCCATGCTCAAGGAGTGGTTCGGCTACAACGGCCAGAACGGGCAGGGCGGCATGGTCCCGGCCCGCGCCGGACTCGCCGAGGTCAACGCGTACTACGACGGTACGAAGACGACGTACGGCCGCAACCAGAACGGCACGATGCAGCTCACCGGCATCGACGTCGTCGCCCACGAGTACGGCCACGAGATCTTCGACCGGACGCCGGGCAGCTCGGGCTCGTCCAACGAGAACGGCGGCATGAACGAGTCGACGGGCGACATCTTCGGCGCGCTCACCGAGCACTACGCCAACAACCCGAACGACACCCCGGACTACACGGTCGGCGAGAAGCTGAACTTCCTCGGCGACAACAAGCCGATCCGCTACATGTACAACCCCTCGCTCGCCGACAACGCCCCCAACTGCTACCCGCAGTTGACCTCCGGCACCGAGGTGCACGCGGCGGCCGGCCCGCAGAACCACTGGTTCTACCTGCTCGCCGAGGGCTCCAACCCGGGCGGCGGCAAGCCCAGCAGCCCGATATGTTCCGGCGGTCCGTCCTCGGTGACCGGCATCGGCATCCAGAAGGCCGGCAAGATCTTCATGGGCGCCCTGCTCATGAAGACCTCCTCCTGGAACCACCTCGCGGCCCGCAAGGCGACCCTGACCAGCGCCAAGAACACCTACGGCAGCGCCGAGTGCAACGCCGTGAAGGCGGCCTGGAACGCGGTCGGCGTGCCGGCCCAGTCCGGTGAGACCGACTGCGGCGGCACCACCACCCCGGACTTCTCGCTCGCCCTGAACCCGTCCTCGGGCTCGGCGCAGCCGGGTGCCTCCGTCACCTCCACGGTGAACACCTCCACCACCGGCGGCAGCGCGCAGACCGTGCAGCTCTCCGCGAGCGGCGCCCCGAGCGGGGTCACCGTCTCCTTCAGCCCCGCCTCGGTGACCTCGGGCTCCTCGTCCACGATGACCGTCCAGGTCGCCGCGGGCACCGCCAACGGCACCTACCCGATCACCGTCACCGGTACGGGCTCCGCCACGCACACGGTCACCTACCAGCTGTCGGTCGGCACCACGACCCCGCCCACCGGCTGCGACGGCACCGAGTACACGTACCAGGGCAACCTGAGCTCCGGACAGGCCGAGGCCCAGCCGGACGGCTCGTACTACTACTCGGCGACCTCCGGCACCCACGTGGGCTGCCTGCGCGGCCCGGCCGGCACCGACTTCGACCTGTACCTGCAGAAGTGGAACGGGTCGACGTGGGCGGACGTGGCCGTCGGCGGCACGGCGACCGCCGACGAGGACACCAGCTACTACGGCACGGCGGGCTACTACCGGTACGTGGTCCACGCGTACAGCGGCTCCGGCGCGTACACGCTGGGCCTGAGCGCCCCGTAA